The Myxococcales bacterium nucleotide sequence ACCCCTGCTGTCGCTTCAGCACAGACCGCCTATCGCGCTTGGGTAAGTAATGAATGGTTATTTCCCAACGTGGATATACGGTCGACGCGGCCCAAAAAGGATCCGGTTTGGGTGCCTGCGCCGAGCGACAGTGTGCTCACGGTGACGCGATGCACTTGCCGACGGGTCTCCCTGCAAAAGGTAGGGCGGCAACTCTCTGCGTACTCGGTGAAGGCGTGAATCATCATGGGGATGTTTCGGTGGTCGCGTCCTAAATAAATCCCTATGTGCCCGGGCATATGCAGGAGCACGATGCCGTGGCGTTGAGCGTGATCGATCATGATCAAGCGCTCTCGGTGCGTGGCATCGCGGGGTACTTCGATGACATAGGGTGCTGCGCGCGCTTGCTGCCCGCTGTGCCTCGGTAGCATCAAACCGAACGAGCGAAACACCTCCATCACAAACCTTGAGCAGTCGAGGCCACCGTTCTCGCCGCCCCAACCGTACGGTTGGTTCAGTAACTCAAACGCACGTGCAATCACGCGGCGTCTACTCAGCGATCGCGTTGGCCACTCAGCCGGGGAAAGCAAGTCACTAGGGCCAGGAGGGGAAACGGGAACATCGGAAGCTATCCATCCCATCACATAGTGAGTGCGCGCAAGCTGCATGCCGTTCGACCATCGTTCAAGAGTCTGAAGCGTCTCGTTCCGCCGTGCAGTGCTACACAGGTTGCGATTGAGCTTTAGCGGGTCCTTCGCCCGAATCACACGGTAAGGCACCGGTCCGCAATAGATCGCGATTTCGGTCTGAGCGACGAAAAGCGAAGGGTTCAAAGAAGCGCTCTCTTCAGTGGAAAGCCCGCCCGAGTCGAGTATCTTCTGCTGTCTGTCGCTGAGCTGATACTCCCCCGAAGCAAGCGCCTGCCTTAGATACGTCAAACGCCGCTTGACCGCGGTATTGATGGCGTCGCGATCAACATGTTCAAGATCAAAGATGGGAACGCCGTTATGGGGATCCATCCACCGCGCATTGAGATCTCTTAGGTCTTGTTGGTCGAGCCACACCCGGTCGGCGTCCCTGCTGCGCGAGATCCAGTATTGAGGGGTCAGATGAGCCGCCGAAACGCCTGGCAAAAGCAATGGCGCGACCGACCGTTCTGGGCAGGACATGCGCACCATAGGCCTGGGCGATCCTGCGCACTGACAAAGACCGAGGAGCAGAAAGCCGCATGCGATATAGCTGCTTCCTCCCAGGCCCTTTGGTGGAAATACCATTTTCATGTATGATGTTGAGTCTGTCATATGCCCGGCTATCGCGTCATTGTGCAAGACTTAAATTACCTGGTTCCACCGGGGGAAACACTCATCGGCCGAAGTGATGCGTGCGGCATCGTTGTCAAACATAACTCCGTGTCTCGCCTGCACGCTGCTTTGCGTCTGACGGATGGCGGACTGTTGATCGAGGATCTCGGCAGCCGCAACGGTACCGCCGTCAATGGCAAGCGCATCCAAGGAGCGGTTTTGGTAATGCCGGGCGATGTCGTTATTTTAGGTCAGATGGTCGTGGACGTGGTCGAGGGTGATCCGTCGATGCGCTCGATTGCTCCCGCGCGGAACACCATTCCGCAGGACACTCTGGACGAGGAGCCCAGCACGGAGAAGGTGACGGCTAGCGCGATCCGTCAAGTGCTCGCCGAGCTTGATAAGAAACGCAATCCTCCCTCTAGCGGTTAGTCTAAGCCATCTAGATCGAGACGGGCGCATCCGTGGCATCTTGCACCTCTTTTGTGCTGACACCGGGCGCGCATTCAATCAATTTAAATCCCTCTTGCGTGACGTCGAGCACTCCGAGTTCGGTAATGACGCGGTGCACCACACCGCGCGCAGTCAAGGGGTATGTACAACGTTTTACGAGTTTGGGCTCCTGGCGCTTCGTTCGATGGGACATCATGATCAAAATGCGTTTGACGCCACAGGCAAGATCCATCGCGCCGCCGATACCGATGACTTTGCCGTGAGGGATCGACCAGTTTGCCAGATCACCGTTTTGGGCGACCTGCATCGCGCCCAGTATCGCAAAGTCAATGTGGCCGCCGCGGATCATGCCAAACGAGCTTACTGAGTCGAAGCATGATCCCCCGGGTAAGATGGTAACCGTCTGTTTGCCAGCGTTGATGATCTGAGGATCTTCTTCGTTAGGTAAAGGGAATGGACCCATCCCGAGGATGCCATTTTCGGTGTGGAGCCACACGCCAGCATCTTTTGAAATGTAGTCTGCCACCAACGTGGGCAGGCCAATGCCCAGATTGACGATGTCGCCTGGCTTGATCTCCTGCGCGGCGCGCTGGGCCATCTGTGCTTTGTCGAAAGGCATGGCTATAGTGCTCGGTTGATCTTGTACTCGAACGGATCGTGATGGGTTTTGACTTCGACGATGCGGTGGACGAATATTCCGGGCAGGTGCACATCATCTGGGTCGATGGCGCCGAGGGGTAGCACTGAATCGGCCTCGACGATGGTGACTGCCGCGGCCGTGGCCATCGCGGGAGCAAAATTGCGGGCTGTGCGACGGAAGCGTAGGTTGCCAAACGAGTCACTTTCGTGCGCTCGAATTAACGCGAAGTCCGCAAAAAGCGCGCGTTCGAGCACATATTCTCGGCCATCAAACGTTCGCACCTCCTTGCCGTCCGCAACCACGGTCCCTACGCCTGTCGGGGTGTAGAACGCTGGGATTCCGGCGCCGGCTGCACGGATGCGCTCGACAAAGGTCCCTTGCGGGATGACATCGACTTCGATGCCGCCATCAGCCATCGCTTTGTGGACGTCTTCGTTTGTCCCGACGTAGGTGCAAATGATACGGCGCACGATGCGAGCGCGTATCCAGCTGGTGAGTCCCATACCCATGTTTCCGGCGTTGTTACTGATAAGCGTCAGGTCCTTCATCCCTAGCGTGGCGACTTCCTCAATTAAGGCTTCGGCGTTGCCGCATAATCCGAAACCGCCGACCATCACACGGGCCCCATCCTTCAATCCCATGAGTGCTTCTGTGGTAGTTTGGCATACTTTATGGAGCGGCTCTTGGGTCACGCGAAGGCCTCCGTGATGGCCGCATTCACAAGCTGAAGACCCTCCCCGAGCTCTACCTCGGTGATGCATAGGGGCGGCGCGAGAATCAGCGCACCCAAGTCAGAGCGCAAATGCGCATGTATCCGATGGTGCCCCAGCGCATCGCGAAGACGAGCAAGCTGCCGGGCATCTGCCGCGATGTCCAACGCTGCAAGAAGTCCGATCACGCGGAAACGTGTGAGCCATGGTGTATGTTTTTCTATCAGACTGGCAAGCCCCATCTCGAAAACGGGCTCGAGCTTCGTCACGTTCTCATTGATGCCTTGGCCATGAAAGCATTCAATCGCCTTGAGGGCAGCGGCGATGCCAAGTGGGTGCGCATACTGCGTCAGTCCGCAAAACAGTGTGTTATCTTCAAAGTGGCGCGCGATGCGGTCGTGGACCAAAACCGCACCTAAGGGGGCATAGCCTGCGGTGATGGCTTTGCCGAGCACGATAACATCCGGACTTACGTCATCGAAGTGCTCAAACGCAAAAGTGCGGCCAGTTCTCCCAAACCCAGTGAGCACTTCATCGCATACCAAAAATGCGCCGTGTCGGTCGCAAGCCTCGCGTACCGTCCTTAGATAGCCTGCCGGAGGCACGATGACCCCATTGCCCCCGGTGACGGTTTCTAGAAACACGGCCGCGATGGTGTTGGGCCCTTCAAGCTCCATCACGCGCGGAATGTGGCTAAGCGGAGGATGGGAGCATGTCTTTGGCCGCGTCTGGCCGGGGCACTGTGCACATTCGGTATCCAACACGTGAATGAAGCCCGGCACTCGAGGTCCGAGGGGTGGTCTTCGGTAATCCCCAGACAGCGCAAGTGCACCCATCGTCGCGCCATGGTAGGAGCGATAACGACTGATCACTTGGGAGCGGCCTGAAGCCATTTTCACGATCTTGAGGGCGTTTTCGACTGCCTCAGCCCCTCCCAGAGTGAAAAACACTTTGCTGAATCCTTCGGGCGCCAGTCTCAAGAGCGCCTGGGCGAGTGCAAATTTTTCGGGGTAGACTGCATTGGGCATGCTGAGGCACATGCGGCGCGCTTGTGCACAGATGGCATCCACAATGGCTGTATGTCCGTGTCCCAACGAGGCTTGATAGCTGAGAGAGCCCATGTCGAACCAGCGCGTTTGGTCAGCACCGAAAAACCATACGCCTTCGCCGCCGTGGAGCTCTACCGGTGCAGCATCGCGCTGCTGGGACCAAGTCAGAAAAAAAGGAAGCGCTGACACGGCGCTATCCTACATCAAATTCAAAAATATGGGGCCATGCCTTGTGGACACATCCGTGAGCGGCCCACGCTTGTGCGGAGCTTAGCTCCATGACGATGGCGCCGCAGGTCCGCGAGGCGTGCGGCTGGGCGGGGGAGGCTATGTGGCTGCATATACTGCGGGGATAGCCGTCATGCGAGCCCAAGTGTCTCCACATGTCGTTGATGTTGCGAATCGGAGCATCTTTCAGATGGCGGTTCATAAGATCATACCTTTCTTGTGATGTACCTTCCGACACGAGCGATGTCCTTGCGGACACCTCATCATCAAGACAGTGATTGGTATGAAGATAGGTTTCCGGAAAGCCATTATAGACAATGCGTTTGAGGCTGCCCGAGGTTTCAATGCCGTAGACGAACTTCTCGGATGCCACAATATAGTGATGTCCCGAGCCGATGGGACTCTCCAGTATGACATCGCGGGCCTCGAGGGCTGAGCATTTTTCAAGCGCTACTCGCACAAGTGCTGGCCACACGAGTCCAACCGTGGCATCATTGCTTCTGAGATTGTTGATGGTCACTCCAACGCCGCGGGCGTTCAGGCCCGCAAGGCCCACGCATCCGGTGAGAGAAAGTAGCCATGCACCGGGGATGCCACGGGCAGCCGGCACGTAGAGCATCATGACATACGGGGCTGCAGAGCCATGCATGTCCCAAGTCTGTCCCAAAAAAACCCCATCGCCTGTGCGCGCATACACAGCGGTGCAGTCTTCTTCGATAGGCAGGCTGGATGCGTCGATACGGTGAGTGCGTTCGGGGGGGAGCGATTCGCGCGCGGAGAATCCGAGGGTGTCTGGATCGATGTCGCGTAGATCAGTGTAATGATTGAGAATAATCACCTCTTCAATTGAGAGGGCGGCCCCCTCCGCAATGCCGCGCAATTCTTCAAAGAGGCTTGGGAGCCAAGTCTGCATGAGGGGAATGTGGCGCGCGGCCAGTTGATAGAGCCGGTCGGGACTCTTGGCGTATCCCAGCTCAAGCGCCAGTTCCACTCGAATGGTGGCAATTTCGCGGACGAGCGGCCGAAACGTTTCGCCATGTATCTGACCACGCTGTTGAGGTGAGGCGTCCGATGGAAGCTCTAGGACTCGCATGCCTCATAATCGCCGAGAATATTACCCAAAGTCAAAAGGGAATCCGGGGAAACGTCCAACGCTGGGGCGATAGGGATCGCGCCGTTGGCGAACACGTGCGACTGCCAGCCCCGCGAGTTTAAAAATGCGCAGAGTGGGTGTGCTTCTTTCTCTGCGTGAAGCACGCGGTACATGCCTGCGCCGTGGATAGGAAACAAAGTGGCCGCTTTTTGGACCAGCAAGTTCAGTGCCTCGATTGGCGCACAAAGATTCAACTTGCGGGTCACGCGAAGTTGGTGATGGGCGCGAATGAGACTAAGCTCATCTCCGTCCCAGGTTGAAATCATGGTGAGCGGCGAGGTGACAGCGTAGCGCGGCTTGAGATGGACAACGCCGAGCTGTCCTCCTGTCCACCAAAGAAGCACATCGGGTTGTAACGACCATGCACTGCTGTAAAATGGGCCGCGGCCCGATCGATAATAACTTGATGTCGTCTCGATGAGTACCAGTGGGACATCGAATGTTTGACACTCCCTATGAAGGAGCGCCCATGCTTCATCGTCGAGCACATGCCCGGTGCGCTCTTGCAATGCTTCCACACAGACGCCCAAAATAGCCTCCGGGCCACCGAGATTCGATACATGTTCCCGCAGTTCTGAAAGCGTGCTCGCGATCCCATGCGTTTGCGGATGCACGAGGAGTGGCCAGTGATCGTAATATCGGGAGGGCGCACGATGTACATTAGTGTCACTTAGAGAACGGGACGCCGCAGTGGTATGCCCCAGATATCCGCCCTGAAGGCCGATGGCGATTTGGCTTCGGGAACGATGGAAACGCAGGCATCGCAGCGCCTTGTCTACGCATTCATCTCGCGACGAGGTTAAAAGCACGTGCGGGTGGGCGGAGGAAAGACTTCTCATCCATTCGAGCCCGCGGACCACTGCCGGCGTGACATAGTTGCTCAGGGTGAGCTTGTTGATCGCGGGCCCCGCAAGAGCGCCGTTTTTTTGTGCGCGTTTGAGCGTTTGCGGCGGGCTCATGAGCGGGCGCGAAAGCCCGCCACTAAGTTTTCCCGCGACGTTGGGGTCGGACTGACTTGGTTGGATGCCAAAGCCACGTAAATGGATCCTATAATAGGACGCCTCTGCTGCGGGGTCGCCATACTGTGCTTTCAGCCGCAGGACCTCGTACGCGCCGAGACTTTGGTTGAGGTCTGATACCCGCGGGGTGCGCCCGATGCGGTTGCGGCCCGTCTGAAAATGGTATCGCGGCTCGCCTAAAGGGGTCGCACACCGTTTGGCATGCGCTAAGATCGATGTCTTTAGTTTTCGCCCAAGACCTCGTCCCCGTTGGGCAGAGTCAACCACCAAGGTCAGTATGTACAGGGTGTTGTGGTGCCCCTGCATCGGGTCGCGATCGGGTCCCTCCACGCCTTTTACGCTTTCAAGCGGGACCGCGAGGCAAGCGCCCACCAACGCGTGGTTTCCATGCACTTGCTCGGCGACGGCTACGACGCCGTCGGCCTGCTCAAAAGCTTGGGCCAACACGTGACGTGGATCGCGCCGCTCGGGCTCGTACACCCGGGCTTCTAGCGCTAGCAGCGCATCGAGCAAGTACTCGCTCTCAGCGGCCGCTGCAATGCGCACCCGTACGTCTTGAGCATCGCTCGCGCCTGTAGCGGGGTCGGCGGCAGTGAGAAGCGGCGACTGGCGGGAGCTAAGGTTTGCGAGGCTCTGCTCAATCGAAGCAAACAACGTTTCGAGTTCGGCATTGCCAAACGCTGTAGATAGCCTGTAGCGCACCGTGCGATCACCGGCACCAAATACCATGACTCCCCGCTGCATGCGTTGCTGTAAGTAGCGCTCGAGGTGTTTCGCCGATGGCAAATCAAATGCGACTGCGTAACCTGTCGCGCGAGGATTCGCGACGAGGGTCGGGTACCTATGCGCGACGGCATCGAGCCCTTGGGCGACGCGTTGTTCAAGCAGGGGAAGGTGCGCGTCCTTGGCCCAAAATGCGGCATGGAGCCGGCCGCGCACCATGGATGCGGCATGGGATCCGCTTAGCTCGCGGTCCATGAAACGGGTCATGACGATGCCCACTTGCGCACGTTTGGCAAAGGTGACGCAATCCGGTGCATCGGGCTCACCCTTCCAAGTCTTTAGATGTAACCGCTGGTGCCATGCAAAGGAACTACCCAGACCGAATCCGCTTTGCACCTCGTCCATGATCAACGGAGTGTCATATTTTCGCGTCAGAACGCGGAGCGCTTGGAAAAATCGGCACGTGGCGTAACGGTCGCCGCCTTCGCTCTGCATGGGCTCGATGATGCAGGCAAAGAACTCCCCTGAACTGAGCAGGCTATCGAGGGCCAAAAGCGCGTGCACTTCCAACTTTAGGAGGGCGTCATGGGATCGCGCCAGGCATTTCGACCACGTAGGAGCGGGCTTGTCGTAGAGGCTGCCAAGAAACTCCAAGGAAGCCTGTGTCGTGAACGCATCATTGGCTGAACAGGAAGGAAAAGGAGCAAAGCGCGCTTCGTAACCGGTGACTTCGTAGGGGCCACGTTTTTGGGGATTGTGAGTGGCCGCAAGTGTCAACCACGTTCGCCCATGAAATCCTCCCTCAAAGGCAAGCACGCGATGGGCGGTGCGGCTCTTGCGTTCGTCCCAGCACAAACCCAATGCTTTCTCGTTGGCCTCGGCGCCGCTGTTTACGAAGCAGACCGTGGGAAACCCTGCCACGAGCGCCTGAAGGGCGTCAGCGTAAGTCACGCCTGCCGGATGCGCGCCGAGGTCGCCTCCATTTGCCACAAGAAGGGTGTCGGCAAACGCGCCGTCCAAGTATGCGCGCAGCATCCGCTCATCGCTAAATCCAAACGGCAGTGTCGCCGTCTGACTCATTGCATCAAGGATACAGAGAGGCGGCTCATCCACCGATGCCATCCAGGCTCCGCTCGAGCGGGCATGATCAAACACCAGGGGTTTCTTGTCTCGGGGCAAGCACTGATCGCTGTAGAGTCTGTCCAGCCACGCCTGAGAGGTGGGCAGCGGCAGCGGGCCGTGCAAGCTGAGTTTGCGAGGTCGTGGATGCTCGATGAGGTCAGAGGTGGCTTCGCGTGCCTCTTCGGTGGCGTGCCGAGTTTCAAGCACGTCAAGTGTATCCTGAGACATGCTTAGCACCCTATAAGGAAACTCCTACGCAGATCAATGTGTGGCGGCGACAGGAAAAGGCACGATGTTCCACGTGATTAACGCTTTCGGATGGGGCCTTCGTAGTAGCGTCTCCCTGTTCACTCTTCCGTTCTTCCAGCTGTAGCGTCGCAACTCGCCCTGCTCATCCGCGGCGACGTAGAGCTCGTCCACGCCGTCTCCATCGAGATCCGCGAACGACGCCGCATGCTCAAAACCCGAAGAGTCTCGTTCGAAATTCTCCACGTGCCACAACGTCTTATCTTTCTCTGGCCGCAGCAGCCAAAGCCCGCTTCGATAGGCGGCCGCTACCATTTCGCGGTTGCCGTCACCGTCGATGTCGCCGACAGTCAGAAAGCGGCAGAAGCGATCGGGAAGTGTGGCGACGATGGCGCCGGATGTCCCCAACGATGTCTGATCAAAACGCCGAATCTCTACTGGTTTCACAATTTCTACGCCGCGGTCGGTTTGTTTCGTGAGCGCCTCGACCGATACGTAAAGCTCGTCCCGTCCGTTTCCATCGACATCGCCAACGTAGATCTCCTTGGCGTGGCGGTCGTGTAAGTCCGCCACAATCTTCCGCTTCTGACCTAGTTTCGGCACATAGCTGACCACCGTTCCGTGCTG carries:
- a CDS encoding FHA domain-containing protein, translating into MPGYRVIVQDLNYLVPPGETLIGRSDACGIVVKHNSVSRLHAALRLTDGGLLIEDLGSRNGTAVNGKRIQGAVLVMPGDVVILGQMVVDVVEGDPSMRSIAPARNTIPQDTLDEEPSTEKVTASAIRQVLAELDKKRNPPSSG
- a CDS encoding CoA transferase subunit B, yielding MPFDKAQMAQRAAQEIKPGDIVNLGIGLPTLVADYISKDAGVWLHTENGILGMGPFPLPNEEDPQIINAGKQTVTILPGGSCFDSVSSFGMIRGGHIDFAILGAMQVAQNGDLANWSIPHGKVIGIGGAMDLACGVKRILIMMSHRTKRQEPKLVKRCTYPLTARGVVHRVITELGVLDVTQEGFKLIECAPGVSTKEVQDATDAPVSI
- a CDS encoding CoA transferase subunit A, encoding MHHRGRARGGSSACECGHHGGLRVTQEPLHKVCQTTTEALMGLKDGARVMVGGFGLCGNAEALIEEVATLGMKDLTLISNNAGNMGMGLTSWIRARIVRRIICTYVGTNEDVHKAMADGGIEVDVIPQGTFVERIRAAGAGIPAFYTPTGVGTVVADGKEVRTFDGREYVLERALFADFALIRAHESDSFGNLRFRRTARNFAPAMATAAAVTIVEADSVLPLGAIDPDDVHLPGIFVHRIVEVKTHHDPFEYKINRAL
- a CDS encoding aminotransferase class III-fold pyridoxal phosphate-dependent enzyme is translated as MSALPFFLTWSQQRDAAPVELHGGEGVWFFGADQTRWFDMGSLSYQASLGHGHTAIVDAICAQARRMCLSMPNAVYPEKFALAQALLRLAPEGFSKVFFTLGGAEAVENALKIVKMASGRSQVISRYRSYHGATMGALALSGDYRRPPLGPRVPGFIHVLDTECAQCPGQTRPKTCSHPPLSHIPRVMELEGPNTIAAVFLETVTGGNGVIVPPAGYLRTVREACDRHGAFLVCDEVLTGFGRTGRTFAFEHFDDVSPDVIVLGKAITAGYAPLGAVLVHDRIARHFEDNTLFCGLTQYAHPLGIAAALKAIECFHGQGINENVTKLEPVFEMGLASLIEKHTPWLTRFRVIGLLAALDIAADARQLARLRDALGHHRIHAHLRSDLGALILAPPLCITEVELGEGLQLVNAAITEAFA
- a CDS encoding aminotransferase class III-fold pyridoxal phosphate-dependent enzyme, translated to MSQDTLDVLETRHATEEAREATSDLIEHPRPRKLSLHGPLPLPTSQAWLDRLYSDQCLPRDKKPLVFDHARSSGAWMASVDEPPLCILDAMSQTATLPFGFSDERMLRAYLDGAFADTLLVANGGDLGAHPAGVTYADALQALVAGFPTVCFVNSGAEANEKALGLCWDERKSRTAHRVLAFEGGFHGRTWLTLAATHNPQKRGPYEVTGYEARFAPFPSCSANDAFTTQASLEFLGSLYDKPAPTWSKCLARSHDALLKLEVHALLALDSLLSSGEFFACIIEPMQSEGGDRYATCRFFQALRVLTRKYDTPLIMDEVQSGFGLGSSFAWHQRLHLKTWKGEPDAPDCVTFAKRAQVGIVMTRFMDRELSGSHAASMVRGRLHAAFWAKDAHLPLLEQRVAQGLDAVAHRYPTLVANPRATGYAVAFDLPSAKHLERYLQQRMQRGVMVFGAGDRTVRYRLSTAFGNAELETLFASIEQSLANLSSRQSPLLTAADPATGASDAQDVRVRIAAAAESEYLLDALLALEARVYEPERRDPRHVLAQAFEQADGVVAVAEQVHGNHALVGACLAVPLESVKGVEGPDRDPMQGHHNTLYILTLVVDSAQRGRGLGRKLKTSILAHAKRCATPLGEPRYHFQTGRNRIGRTPRVSDLNQSLGAYEVLRLKAQYGDPAAEASYYRIHLRGFGIQPSQSDPNVAGKLSGGLSRPLMSPPQTLKRAQKNGALAGPAINKLTLSNYVTPAVVRGLEWMRSLSSAHPHVLLTSSRDECVDKALRCLRFHRSRSQIAIGLQGGYLGHTTAASRSLSDTNVHRAPSRYYDHWPLLVHPQTHGIASTLSELREHVSNLGGPEAILGVCVEALQERTGHVLDDEAWALLHRECQTFDVPLVLIETTSSYYRSGRGPFYSSAWSLQPDVLLWWTGGQLGVVHLKPRYAVTSPLTMISTWDGDELSLIRAHHQLRVTRKLNLCAPIEALNLLVQKAATLFPIHGAGMYRVLHAEKEAHPLCAFLNSRGWQSHVFANGAIPIAPALDVSPDSLLTLGNILGDYEACES
- a CDS encoding C40 family peptidase; this encodes MKMVFPPKGLGGSSYIACGFLLLGLCQCAGSPRPMVRMSCPERSVAPLLLPGVSAAHLTPQYWISRSRDADRVWLDQQDLRDLNARWMDPHNGVPIFDLEHVDRDAINTAVKRRLTYLRQALASGEYQLSDRQQKILDSGGLSTEESASLNPSLFVAQTEIAIYCGPVPYRVIRAKDPLKLNRNLCSTARRNETLQTLERWSNGMQLARTHYVMGWIASDVPVSPPGPSDLLSPAEWPTRSLSRRRVIARAFELLNQPYGWGGENGGLDCSRFVMEVFRSFGLMLPRHSGQQARAAPYVIEVPRDATHRERLIMIDHAQRHGIVLLHMPGHIGIYLGRDHRNIPMMIHAFTEYAESCRPTFCRETRRQVHRVTVSTLSLGAGTQTGSFLGRVDRISTLGNNHSLLTQAR